The following are from one region of the Harpia harpyja isolate bHarHar1 chromosome 4, bHarHar1 primary haplotype, whole genome shotgun sequence genome:
- the TCF21 gene encoding transcription factor 21, with translation MSTGSLSDVEDLQEVEMLECDGLKMDTNKEFGASTESNEEGSNGENGSPQKGRGASGKRKKAPPKKSPLNGVSQEGKQVQRNAANARERARMRVLSKAFSRLKTTLPWVPPDTKLSKLDTLRLASSYIAHLRQILANDKYENGYIHPVNLTWPFMVAGKPESDLKEVVNTNRLCGPTAS, from the exons ATGTCCACTGGGTCCCTCAGTGATGTGGAAGATCTGCAGGAGGTGGAGATGCTGGAGTGCGATGGCCTGAAAATGGATACTAACAAAGAGTTTGGGGCGTCCACCGAGAGCAACGAGGAGGGATCCAATGGCGAGAATGGCTCCCCTCAGAAGGGGAGAGGGGCCTCGGGCAAGAGGAAGAAAGCTCCCCCCAAGAAGAGCCCTTTAAATGGAGTGAGCCAGGAGGGAAAGCAGGTCCAGAGAAACGCTGCCAACGCCAGGGAGAGGGCGAGGATGAGGGTCCTTAGCAAAGCCTTCTCCAGGCTTAAGACCACCCTGCCCTGGGTGCCCCCAGACACCAAGCTTTCCAAACTGGACACCTTGAGGTTGGCCTCCAGCTACATTGCTCACCTGAGGCAGATCCTGGCCAATGACAAGTACGAAAACGGCTACATCCACCCAGTCAACCTG ACTTGGCCTTTTATGGTAGCCGGCAAACCCGAGAGTGACCTGAAAGAAGTGGTGAACACAAACCGCTTGTGCGGCCCGACGGCATCCTGA